A single region of the Variovorax paradoxus genome encodes:
- a CDS encoding SDR family NAD(P)-dependent oxidoreductase, whose protein sequence is MTQSTIDFKGRVAIVTGAGGGLGRQHALALAARGAKVVVNDLGGAADGSGGSVSAAQAVVNEIKAAGGEAMANGASVTDFDAVQAMVQQAVDAWGRVDILVNNAGILRDKSFAKMELADFKLVVDVHLMGAVNCTKAVWALMNEQKYGRIVMTTSSSGLYGNFGQSNYGAAKLALVGLMQTLSIEGAKNDIRVNCLAPTAATRMTEGLMPKEVLEALKPEAVVPAMLVLASADAPNRTILCAGAGTFEAAHITLTQGAWLGIGVDTPEQLAARLADVTSRDGEIVPQSGSAQGSNEVGKAMANAKKS, encoded by the coding sequence ATGACCCAAAGCACCATCGACTTCAAGGGCCGAGTGGCCATCGTGACCGGCGCGGGCGGCGGGCTCGGCCGGCAGCATGCGCTGGCCCTGGCGGCGCGGGGCGCCAAAGTGGTGGTCAACGACCTGGGCGGCGCGGCCGACGGTTCCGGCGGTTCGGTGAGCGCCGCGCAAGCCGTGGTCAACGAAATCAAGGCCGCCGGTGGCGAGGCCATGGCCAACGGCGCCTCGGTGACCGACTTCGATGCGGTGCAGGCCATGGTGCAGCAGGCGGTCGATGCCTGGGGCCGGGTCGACATCCTGGTCAACAACGCCGGCATCCTGCGCGACAAGAGCTTTGCCAAGATGGAGCTTGCCGATTTCAAGCTGGTGGTCGACGTGCACCTGATGGGCGCGGTGAACTGCACCAAGGCCGTCTGGGCGCTCATGAACGAGCAGAAGTACGGCCGCATCGTGATGACCACCTCGTCTTCCGGGCTCTACGGCAACTTCGGCCAGAGCAACTACGGCGCCGCCAAGCTTGCGCTGGTGGGGCTCATGCAAACGCTGAGCATCGAAGGCGCCAAGAACGACATCCGCGTCAATTGCCTGGCGCCCACCGCGGCCACGCGGATGACCGAGGGCCTGATGCCGAAGGAAGTGCTCGAAGCCCTCAAGCCCGAGGCGGTGGTGCCCGCCATGCTGGTGCTGGCCTCTGCCGACGCGCCGAACCGCACCATTCTTTGCGCGGGCGCCGGCACCTTCGAGGCCGCGCACATCACCCTCACGCAAGGTGCCTGGCTGGGCATTGGCGTTGACACGCCCGAGCAACTGGCCGCGCGGCTTGCCGATGTGACCTCGCGCGACGGCGAGATCGTGCCCCAGAGCGGTTCGGCCCAGGGCAGCAACGAAGTGGGCAAGGCCATGGCCAACGCGAAGAAGAGCTGA
- a CDS encoding response regulator transcription factor, protein MSFKAYLVEDSALIRENLVGFLHDVADADVVACASSEEEAVRWLRQHRNDWDLTIVDLFLERGNGLGVVRACRDRMASQKVVVLSNYATSDMRQRSAQLGADAFFDKSAELDQLVAYCETLRHARD, encoded by the coding sequence ATGAGCTTCAAGGCCTATCTTGTCGAGGACAGCGCCCTCATCCGTGAAAACCTCGTCGGCTTCCTGCACGACGTGGCCGACGCGGACGTGGTCGCCTGCGCCAGCAGCGAGGAAGAGGCGGTGCGCTGGCTGCGCCAGCATCGCAACGACTGGGACCTGACCATCGTCGATCTTTTCCTGGAGCGCGGCAACGGCCTGGGCGTGGTCAGGGCCTGCCGAGACCGCATGGCCAGCCAGAAAGTCGTCGTGCTGAGCAACTACGCCACCTCCGACATGCGCCAGCGCTCCGCCCAGCTGGGCGCCGATGCCTTCTTCGACAAGTCGGCCGAGCTCGACCAGCTGGTGGCCTATTGCGAAACGCTGCGTCACGCGCGTGACTGA